A genome region from Mesorhizobium sp. B2-1-8 includes the following:
- the murI gene encoding glutamate racemase, with protein sequence MTEQPILMFDSGVGGLTVLREARVLMPDRRFIYVADDAAFPFGAWEEPALRIHILELFARLLDRFKPAISVIACNTASTLVIDALRETFPGHPFVGTVPAVKPAAERTRSGLVSVLATPGTVKRQYTRDLISKWAQKCHVRLVGSDRLAGLSEAYMREGFVDEEAVRAEIAPCFIERDGMRTDIVVLACTHYPFLVNRMRKTAPWPVDWIDPAEAIARRALSLLPPIDGALPQGEPDIAVFTSGKADFAVSRLMQGFGLTVHLDSGGAARHSNRFENDPALIRIGQDQP encoded by the coding sequence ATGACTGAGCAGCCGATCCTGATGTTCGATTCCGGCGTCGGCGGGCTCACCGTGTTGCGCGAGGCGCGTGTCCTGATGCCCGACCGGCGCTTCATCTATGTCGCCGACGACGCCGCTTTTCCTTTTGGCGCCTGGGAAGAGCCGGCGCTGCGCATCCATATACTGGAGCTGTTCGCCAGACTGCTCGACCGGTTCAAGCCGGCCATTTCGGTCATTGCCTGCAATACCGCCTCGACGCTGGTAATCGACGCTTTGCGCGAGACCTTTCCCGGCCATCCCTTTGTCGGCACGGTACCTGCGGTCAAGCCGGCGGCCGAGCGCACGCGCTCGGGGCTGGTCTCGGTGCTGGCGACGCCGGGCACGGTGAAGCGGCAATACACGCGCGACCTGATCAGCAAATGGGCGCAGAAATGCCATGTCCGCCTGGTCGGCAGCGACAGGCTGGCGGGCCTGTCCGAAGCCTACATGCGCGAGGGCTTCGTCGACGAGGAGGCCGTACGCGCCGAGATCGCTCCATGCTTCATCGAGCGTGACGGTATGCGCACCGATATCGTCGTGCTGGCCTGCACGCACTATCCCTTTCTGGTCAATCGCATGCGCAAGACCGCGCCGTGGCCGGTCGACTGGATCGATCCGGCCGAGGCGATCGCACGGCGTGCCCTTTCGCTGCTGCCGCCCATCGATGGGGCGCTGCCGCAGGGCGAGCCCGACATCGCGGTCTTCACCTCGGGCAAGGCGGATTTCGCCGTCAGCCGCCTTATGCAGGGTTTTGGGCTGACCGTGCACTTAGACAGTGGCGGAGCTGCCCGCCACTCAAACAGGTTCGAAAACGATCCTGCGTTGATCAGGATCGGCCAGGACCAGCCTTAG
- a CDS encoding RNA methyltransferase, translated as MPITKDPANTAAAGPAIILVEPQLGENIGMVARAMANFGLSELRLVNPRDGWPSEKARAAASRADHVIDVVTVYEDLASALADLNFVFATTARQRDGFKSVRGPVEAGRMLRARHGMGQRTGILFGRERFGLYNDEVGLADEIVTFPVDPDFSSLNIAQAALLMSYEWMKSGLEDETRTNFSGPEMKPASKEELHGLFAYLEGALEARGYFRPAPKKPKMVDNLRAVLTRAGFAEPELKVLRGIISSLDRFSPAMPRGDGSPGDDPRRLPAAAARARKAEAAGRVPDANGDDADTPPLGGKGTDND; from the coding sequence ATGCCTATCACCAAAGACCCCGCTAACACCGCAGCCGCCGGCCCGGCGATCATTCTGGTCGAGCCGCAGCTCGGCGAAAACATCGGCATGGTCGCCCGCGCCATGGCCAATTTCGGACTGTCGGAGCTGCGCCTGGTCAACCCGCGCGACGGCTGGCCGAGCGAGAAGGCGCGCGCCGCCGCCAGCCGTGCCGACCATGTCATCGATGTCGTCACCGTTTACGAGGATCTGGCCTCGGCGCTCGCCGACCTGAACTTCGTCTTCGCCACCACCGCCAGGCAGCGCGACGGCTTCAAATCCGTGCGCGGCCCGGTGGAAGCGGGCAGGATGCTGCGTGCCCGTCACGGAATGGGGCAACGCACCGGTATCCTGTTCGGTCGTGAGCGCTTCGGTCTCTACAATGACGAGGTTGGCCTTGCCGACGAGATCGTCACTTTCCCGGTCGATCCCGATTTCTCCTCGCTCAACATCGCCCAGGCGGCCTTGCTGATGTCCTATGAGTGGATGAAGTCGGGCCTGGAGGACGAGACCAGAACCAATTTTTCGGGGCCGGAGATGAAGCCGGCAAGCAAGGAAGAATTGCACGGCCTGTTCGCCTATCTGGAAGGCGCGTTGGAAGCGCGCGGCTATTTCCGGCCGGCGCCGAAGAAGCCGAAAATGGTCGACAATCTGCGCGCCGTGCTGACGCGCGCCGGCTTCGCCGAACCGGAGCTCAAGGTGTTGCGCGGCATCATCTCGTCGCTCGACCGGTTTTCACCCGCGATGCCGCGCGGCGATGGGTCACCGGGCGATGACCCGCGGCGTTTGCCCGCGGCCGCCGCGCGCGCGCGCAAGGCGGAGGCTGCTGGCCGGGTGCCGGACGCCAACGGCGACGATGCGGACACGCCGCCGCTCGGCGGCAAGGGAACCGACAATGACTGA
- a CDS encoding NADP-dependent isocitrate dehydrogenase, whose amino-acid sequence MAKIKVANPVVELDGDEMTRIIWQFIKDKLIHPYLDLKLEYYDLGIEHRDATNDQVTIDSANAIKKYGVGVKCATITPDEQRVEEFKLKKMWKSPNGTIRNILGGTIFREPIIMKNVPRLVPGWTKPIIVGRHAFGDQYRATDFRFPGKGKLTIKFVGEDGQVIEHDVFDAPGAGVAMAMYNLDESIREFARASLNYGLLRNYPVYLSTKNTILKAYDGRFKDIFQEVYEAEFESEFKSKKLWYEHRLIDDMVASSLKWSGGYVWACKNYDGDVQSDTVAQGFGSLGLMTSVLMTPDGNTVEAEAAHGTVTRHYRQHQKGEETSTNSIASIFAWTRGLAHRAKLDDNAELKRFAETLERVCIQTVESGFMTKDLSLLIGPDQPWLSTTGFLDKIDENLQKAMA is encoded by the coding sequence ATGGCGAAGATCAAGGTGGCGAACCCGGTCGTCGAACTCGACGGCGACGAGATGACCCGCATCATCTGGCAGTTCATCAAGGACAAGCTGATCCACCCTTATCTCGACCTCAAGCTCGAATATTACGACCTCGGCATCGAGCATCGTGACGCCACCAACGACCAGGTGACGATCGATTCGGCCAACGCCATCAAGAAATACGGCGTCGGCGTGAAATGCGCGACCATCACCCCCGACGAGCAGCGCGTCGAGGAATTCAAGCTGAAGAAGATGTGGAAATCGCCCAACGGCACGATCCGCAACATTTTGGGCGGCACCATCTTCCGCGAGCCGATCATCATGAAGAACGTGCCGCGCCTGGTGCCCGGCTGGACCAAGCCGATCATCGTCGGCCGTCACGCTTTCGGCGACCAGTACCGCGCCACCGATTTCCGCTTCCCCGGCAAGGGCAAGCTGACAATCAAGTTCGTCGGCGAGGACGGCCAGGTGATCGAGCACGACGTGTTCGACGCGCCCGGCGCCGGTGTCGCCATGGCCATGTACAATCTCGACGAGTCGATCCGCGAATTCGCCCGGGCGTCGCTGAACTACGGCCTGCTGCGCAACTATCCGGTCTACCTGTCGACCAAGAACACCATCCTCAAGGCCTATGACGGCCGCTTCAAGGATATTTTCCAGGAGGTCTACGAGGCGGAATTCGAGTCCGAGTTCAAGTCGAAGAAGCTGTGGTACGAACACCGCCTGATCGACGACATGGTGGCGTCGAGCCTGAAATGGTCCGGCGGCTATGTCTGGGCCTGCAAGAACTATGACGGCGACGTGCAGTCCGACACGGTTGCGCAGGGTTTTGGGTCGCTCGGCCTGATGACCTCGGTGCTGATGACGCCGGATGGCAATACCGTCGAAGCCGAAGCCGCGCACGGCACCGTCACCCGCCACTATCGCCAGCATCAGAAGGGCGAGGAAACCTCGACCAATTCGATCGCCTCGATCTTCGCCTGGACGCGTGGCCTAGCGCACCGCGCCAAGCTCGACGACAACGCCGAACTGAAGCGCTTCGCCGAGACTCTGGAAAGGGTCTGCATCCAGACCGTCGAGAGCGGCTTCATGACCAAGGACCTGTCGCTCTTGATCGGCCCCGACCAGCCCTGGCTCTCGACCACCGGCTTCCTCGACAAGATCGACGAGAATTTGCAGAAGGCGATGGCGTAA
- a CDS encoding glutathione S-transferase family protein, giving the protein MTKPILYGADYSVYVRIARMALEEKGIDYELVPLDIFASEGIPAWYLEHHPFGRIPAFEHDGFRLFETSAIARYVDEAFDGPALQPTDPRSRARMNQIIGMLDAYGYRSMVWDVAVERLEKAEPDESLIASGLRQAETVLKVLTSLKAQGPWLLGDQLTLADLHAAAMIGYFVKVSEGRELLAQFAAISDWYERIAARSSFAHTAKAG; this is encoded by the coding sequence ATGACCAAGCCAATCCTCTACGGCGCGGATTACAGTGTGTATGTGCGCATCGCGCGGATGGCGCTGGAGGAAAAAGGCATCGACTACGAGCTGGTGCCGCTCGACATCTTCGCCTCCGAGGGCATTCCCGCTTGGTACCTCGAACACCACCCGTTCGGCCGCATCCCGGCTTTCGAGCATGACGGCTTTCGCCTGTTCGAGACTAGCGCGATCGCGCGCTATGTCGACGAGGCGTTCGACGGTCCGGCGCTGCAGCCGACGGACCCGCGCAGTCGTGCGCGGATGAACCAGATCATCGGCATGCTCGATGCTTATGGATACCGGTCGATGGTCTGGGACGTCGCGGTCGAGCGGCTAGAGAAGGCGGAGCCCGACGAGAGCTTGATCGCCTCTGGCCTGCGGCAAGCCGAAACAGTGCTCAAGGTGCTGACGTCGCTGAAGGCACAAGGGCCTTGGCTGCTTGGCGACCAGCTGACCTTGGCCGACCTGCATGCGGCGGCGATGATTGGCTATTTCGTCAAGGTCAGCGAGGGGCGCGAGCTTCTCGCCCAGTTCGCCGCTATAAGCGACTGGTATGAGCGCATCGCCGCTCGTTCGAGCTTCGCGCATACCGCGAAGGCCGGTTGA
- the alaS gene encoding alanine--tRNA ligase — protein MSGVNEIRSTFLDYFRKEGHEVVASSPLVPRNDPTLMFTNAGMVQFKNVFTGLEKRPYSRATTAQKSVRAGGKHNDLDNVGYTARHLTFFEMLGNFSFGDYFKERAIELAWNLITKEFGLKKDKLLVTVYHTDDEAAGFWKKIAGFSDDRIIRIPTSDNFWAMGDTGPCGPCSEIFIDRGEHIWGGPPGSPEEDGDRFLEFWNLVFMQYEQVTKEERVDLPRPSIDTGMGLERMASILQGVESVFETDLFRHLIDVASSALGRAPDAETVASYRVIADHLRSSSFLVADGVLPSNEGRGYVLRRIMRRAMRHAQLLGARDPLMWKLVPALVREMGQAYPELVRGETMIAETLKLEETRFRKTLVRGLGLLSEATEKLGAGDMLDGETAFKLYDTYGFPLDLTQDALRQRSISVDLAGFTNAMEQQKAEARKHWAGSGEAATETVWFSVREKNGATEFLGYETEQAEGLIQALVKDGKTVDSAAKGDAVAVVVNQTPFYGESGGQMGDTGVISGEGFSVEISDTQKKADGLFVHLGKVIAGTVKTGAAVELKVDHARRSRLRANHSATHLIHEALREVLGTHVAQKGSLVAPERLRFDISHNKPISAEELDEVERMSNEIVVQNSPVTTRLMSVDDAIAEGAMALFGEKYGDEVRVVSMGTGLHGAKANRPYSVELCGGTHVRATGDIGLVRIVSDGAVAAGVRRIEALTGEAARKHLDEQDRRLKAAAATLKISPADVPARVEALLEERKKLEKDLTEARKKLALGGGSPADAPAANEIVAGVGFLGKAVSGVSPKDLKPLADAGKTSLGSGVVVFVGAGEDNKASVVVAVTDDLVSRFSAVDLVRVASAALGGQGGGGRPDMAQAGGPDASKANDAIAAVRAALEAA, from the coding sequence ATGAGTGGCGTGAACGAGATCCGGTCGACCTTTCTCGACTATTTCCGCAAGGAGGGCCATGAGGTCGTGGCCTCGAGCCCGCTCGTGCCGCGCAACGATCCGACATTGATGTTCACCAATGCCGGCATGGTGCAGTTCAAGAACGTCTTCACCGGTTTGGAGAAGCGGCCCTATTCGCGTGCCACCACGGCCCAGAAAAGCGTTCGCGCCGGCGGCAAGCACAACGATCTCGACAATGTCGGCTATACCGCGCGCCACCTGACCTTCTTCGAGATGCTCGGCAATTTCTCCTTCGGCGATTATTTCAAGGAGCGCGCCATCGAGCTTGCCTGGAACCTCATCACCAAGGAATTCGGGCTGAAGAAGGACAAGCTGCTCGTCACCGTCTACCACACGGACGACGAGGCGGCCGGCTTCTGGAAGAAGATCGCCGGTTTCTCCGACGATCGCATCATCCGCATCCCGACCTCCGACAATTTCTGGGCGATGGGCGACACCGGACCCTGCGGCCCGTGCTCGGAGATCTTCATCGACCGTGGCGAGCACATCTGGGGCGGCCCTCCCGGCAGTCCGGAGGAGGATGGCGACCGGTTCCTCGAATTCTGGAACCTGGTGTTCATGCAGTATGAGCAGGTGACGAAGGAGGAGCGGGTCGACCTACCGCGCCCGTCGATCGACACCGGCATGGGACTGGAGCGCATGGCCTCCATCCTGCAAGGGGTGGAGAGCGTCTTCGAGACCGACCTGTTCCGTCATTTGATCGATGTGGCGTCCTCCGCGCTTGGGCGCGCGCCCGATGCGGAAACGGTTGCGTCCTACCGCGTCATTGCCGATCATCTGCGCTCGTCCTCCTTCCTGGTCGCCGACGGCGTGCTGCCGTCGAATGAAGGCCGCGGCTATGTGCTGCGCCGTATCATGCGCCGCGCCATGCGCCATGCGCAGTTGCTCGGCGCCCGAGATCCATTGATGTGGAAGCTGGTACCGGCGCTGGTGCGCGAGATGGGCCAGGCCTATCCGGAACTGGTGCGCGGCGAAACGATGATTGCCGAGACCCTGAAACTCGAGGAGACACGGTTCCGCAAGACGCTGGTGCGCGGCCTCGGGCTGCTCTCCGAGGCGACGGAGAAGCTTGGCGCCGGCGACATGCTGGATGGCGAGACGGCCTTCAAGCTCTACGACACCTATGGCTTCCCGCTCGACCTGACACAGGACGCGCTGCGGCAGCGCAGCATTTCGGTCGATCTTGCCGGCTTCACCAATGCGATGGAGCAGCAGAAGGCGGAAGCGCGTAAGCACTGGGCCGGATCCGGCGAGGCGGCCACCGAAACGGTCTGGTTCTCCGTGCGTGAAAAGAACGGTGCAACCGAGTTCCTCGGCTACGAAACCGAGCAGGCTGAGGGCCTCATCCAGGCGCTGGTCAAGGACGGCAAGACCGTCGACAGCGCCGCCAAGGGCGATGCGGTCGCCGTGGTCGTCAACCAGACGCCGTTCTATGGCGAATCCGGCGGCCAGATGGGCGACACCGGCGTTATCTCGGGTGAGGGGTTCTCGGTCGAGATCTCCGATACACAAAAGAAGGCCGATGGTCTGTTCGTGCATCTGGGCAAGGTGATCGCAGGCACGGTCAAGACGGGTGCCGCGGTCGAACTGAAGGTCGATCATGCCAGGCGCTCCAGGCTACGCGCCAACCATTCAGCGACGCATCTGATCCACGAGGCGCTGCGCGAGGTGCTGGGCACCCATGTCGCGCAAAAAGGCTCGCTGGTCGCGCCCGAGCGCCTGCGCTTCGATATCTCGCACAACAAGCCGATTTCGGCCGAGGAGCTCGATGAAGTCGAGCGCATGTCCAACGAGATCGTTGTCCAGAACAGCCCGGTCACCACGCGCCTGATGTCGGTCGACGACGCCATTGCCGAGGGCGCGATGGCGCTGTTCGGAGAGAAGTATGGCGATGAAGTGCGCGTTGTCTCGATGGGCACGGGCCTGCATGGCGCCAAGGCCAATCGGCCCTATTCGGTCGAACTGTGTGGCGGCACGCATGTCAGGGCGACCGGCGATATCGGCCTCGTGCGCATCGTCTCGGACGGTGCGGTCGCCGCAGGCGTGCGCCGCATCGAGGCACTGACAGGCGAAGCCGCGCGAAAACATCTCGACGAACAGGACAGGCGGCTGAAGGCGGCCGCCGCCACGCTGAAGATCTCGCCGGCAGATGTGCCAGCGCGCGTCGAAGCGCTGCTCGAAGAACGCAAGAAGCTCGAGAAGGACCTGACCGAAGCGCGCAAGAAGCTGGCGCTGGGCGGCGGGTCGCCTGCCGATGCGCCAGCCGCCAACGAGATCGTCGCTGGCGTCGGCTTCCTCGGCAAGGCGGTTTCCGGCGTATCACCAAAAGATCTGAAGCCGCTTGCCGACGCCGGCAAGACTTCGCTTGGCTCTGGCGTCGTCGTCTTCGTTGGCGCTGGCGAGGACAACAAGGCGAGCGTCGTGGTCGCCGTCACCGATGATCTCGTCAGCCGCTTCAGCGCCGTCGACCTGGTACGCGTGGCCTCCGCCGCATTGGGCGGGCAGGGCGGCGGTGGCCGCCCCGACATGGCCCAGGCCGGTGGCCCGGATGCGTCAAAAGCCAATGATGCGATCGCCGCGGTAAGGGCGGCGCTGGAGGCAGCCTGA
- the recA gene encoding recombinase RecA, with product MAQNSLRLVEDKAVDKSKALDAALSQIERAFGKGSIMRLGANEQVVEIETVPTGSLGLDIALGVGGLPRGRIIEIYGPESSGKTTLALHTVAEAQKKGGICAFVDAEHALDPVYARKLGVDLENLLISQPDTGEQALEICDTLVRSGAIDVLVVDSVAALTPRAEIEGEMGDSLPGLQARLMSQALRKLTASISRSNTMVIFINQIRMKIGVMFGSPETTTGGNALKFYASVRLDIRRIGSVKDRDEVVGNQTRVKVVKNKLAPPFKVVEFDIMYGEGVSKTGELVDLGVKAGVVEKSGAWFSYNSQRLGQGRENAKLFLRDNPDTAREIELALRQNAGLIAEKFLENGGSEGNGDDGFEDEAGAM from the coding sequence ATGGCTCAGAATTCTTTGCGGCTGGTAGAGGATAAGGCAGTGGACAAATCAAAGGCTCTGGATGCGGCGCTGTCGCAAATCGAGCGGGCTTTCGGCAAGGGCTCGATCATGCGGCTCGGCGCCAACGAGCAGGTCGTCGAGATCGAAACGGTGCCGACCGGCTCGCTCGGCCTCGACATCGCGCTCGGCGTCGGCGGCCTGCCGCGCGGCCGCATCATCGAAATCTACGGGCCGGAAAGCTCGGGCAAGACGACGCTGGCCCTGCACACCGTGGCCGAAGCCCAGAAGAAGGGCGGCATCTGCGCCTTCGTCGACGCCGAGCACGCGCTCGATCCGGTCTACGCTCGCAAGCTCGGCGTCGATCTTGAGAACCTGCTGATCTCGCAGCCCGACACAGGCGAGCAGGCGCTGGAGATTTGCGATACGCTGGTCCGTTCCGGCGCCATCGACGTGCTGGTGGTCGATTCGGTGGCGGCGCTGACGCCGCGCGCCGAAATCGAGGGCGAGATGGGCGATTCGCTGCCCGGCCTACAGGCCCGTCTTATGAGCCAGGCGCTGCGCAAGCTGACCGCCTCGATCTCGCGCTCCAACACCATGGTCATCTTCATCAACCAGATCCGCATGAAGATCGGCGTCATGTTCGGTTCGCCCGAGACGACGACCGGCGGCAACGCGCTGAAATTCTACGCCTCGGTGCGCCTCGACATCCGCCGCATCGGCTCGGTCAAGGATCGCGACGAGGTGGTCGGCAACCAGACCCGCGTCAAGGTGGTCAAGAACAAGCTGGCGCCGCCCTTCAAGGTGGTCGAGTTCGACATCATGTATGGCGAGGGTGTCTCCAAGACCGGCGAACTGGTCGATCTCGGCGTCAAGGCCGGCGTGGTCGAGAAGTCGGGCGCCTGGTTCTCCTACAATTCGCAGCGTCTCGGCCAGGGCCGCGAGAATGCAAAACTGTTCCTGCGCGACAATCCCGATACCGCGCGCGAGATCGAACTGGCGCTCAGGCAGAATGCCGGGTTGATCGCCGAAAAATTCCTCGAAAATGGTGGCTCTGAAGGCAATGGCGACGACGGTTTCGAGGACGAAGCCGGCGCGATGTAG
- a CDS encoding carbohydrate kinase family protein, with protein MMESLEILAVGGAHIDRRGQVSGPYVPAASNPGTMREDVGGGVFNALRSMVRRGLSASLLSVRGGDASADTVSRAIAEAGIVDLSAVFLDRTTPSYTALIDREGELIVGFADMALYDLAFPKQIRRSKIRQEVAAADAILCDANLPSAALEGLLSLAAGKPVFAIAISPAKVTRLIPVLGGLAQLFMNRREAVVLADVNASAAEREMIDGLRCSGLASGVITAGSGPVLGFDETGAFSIVPPAPRKVADVTGAGDALAGATVAALLRGLPLRQALREGVAAATLAIESANAVPEFTAASFAEALALVPDAREVA; from the coding sequence ATGATGGAATCCCTAGAGATACTGGCCGTGGGCGGCGCCCATATCGACCGGCGTGGCCAGGTGTCCGGCCCCTATGTGCCGGCGGCCTCCAATCCCGGCACGATGCGCGAGGATGTCGGCGGTGGCGTCTTCAATGCGTTGCGCAGCATGGTGCGGCGCGGCCTCTCCGCATCGCTGCTCTCGGTGCGCGGCGGCGACGCGTCAGCCGATACGGTTTCACGGGCCATCGCCGAGGCAGGCATCGTCGACCTGTCGGCGGTGTTCCTCGACCGTACCACGCCGAGCTACACGGCACTGATCGATCGCGAAGGCGAATTGATCGTCGGCTTTGCCGACATGGCGCTGTACGACCTGGCCTTTCCCAAGCAGATCCGGCGTTCCAAGATACGCCAGGAAGTGGCTGCCGCCGATGCCATCCTGTGCGACGCCAACCTGCCGTCGGCCGCACTGGAGGGGCTGCTGTCGCTCGCCGCCGGCAAACCGGTTTTCGCCATCGCGATTTCGCCGGCCAAGGTGACGCGGCTGATACCGGTGCTCGGCGGGCTGGCTCAGCTCTTCATGAACCGACGGGAGGCCGTTGTACTGGCCGACGTCAATGCAAGTGCCGCCGAGCGGGAAATGATCGACGGCTTGCGATGCAGCGGCCTTGCCAGCGGCGTGATCACGGCAGGCAGCGGCCCCGTGCTGGGTTTCGATGAGACAGGCGCCTTTTCGATCGTGCCGCCTGCTCCCAGAAAGGTCGCCGATGTCACCGGCGCCGGCGACGCGCTGGCGGGCGCGACGGTCGCGGCACTGCTGCGCGGCCTGCCGTTGCGCCAGGCCCTGCGCGAAGGCGTCGCGGCGGCAACGTTGGCCATTGAAAGCGCCAACGCCGTGCCCGAATTCACCGCGGCGAGCTTCGCGGAGGCGCTGGCCCTTGTGCCGGATGCCAGGGAAGTGGCATGA
- a CDS encoding pseudouridine-5'-phosphate glycosidase, which translates to MTPETARPFIDIHAPVAQALAAGRAVVALESTIITHGMPYPDNGAMAANVEKIISDGGAVPATIAVIGGRIKIGLSDGERESLAMTGDAMKLSRADLGFAVAQGRTGGTTVAATMIAADMVGIKVFATGGIGGVHKGAEKSFDISADLDELARTPVIVVSAGAKAILDIEKTLEVLETRGVPVIGHGCETMPAFWSRQSPFRAPLTLHKPEDIAHFYQTRLALGLSGGLLVANPVPENHEIPAEEMAGYIEAAQKAAEALNVTGKAVTPFLLGKILELTGGRSLKTNIALVENNARLAARIAKAL; encoded by the coding sequence ATGACGCCAGAAACCGCCCGCCCTTTCATCGATATCCACGCACCGGTGGCGCAGGCCCTGGCGGCCGGCCGTGCGGTGGTGGCGCTCGAAAGCACCATCATCACCCATGGCATGCCCTATCCCGACAATGGCGCCATGGCCGCCAATGTCGAAAAGATCATCAGTGACGGCGGCGCGGTGCCGGCGACGATCGCCGTGATTGGCGGCCGCATCAAGATCGGCCTCTCCGACGGCGAGCGCGAATCGCTGGCGATGACGGGTGACGCCATGAAGCTGTCGCGTGCCGATCTCGGCTTCGCCGTCGCGCAGGGACGCACGGGCGGCACCACGGTCGCTGCCACGATGATCGCGGCTGACATGGTCGGGATAAAGGTGTTCGCCACCGGTGGCATCGGCGGCGTGCACAAGGGCGCGGAAAAGAGTTTCGACATCTCGGCCGACCTCGATGAGCTGGCGCGCACGCCGGTCATCGTCGTCTCGGCCGGCGCCAAGGCGATCCTCGACATCGAGAAGACGCTGGAGGTGCTGGAAACGCGCGGCGTGCCCGTCATCGGCCATGGCTGCGAGACGATGCCGGCCTTCTGGTCACGGCAGTCGCCGTTCCGTGCGCCGTTGACCCTGCACAAGCCGGAAGACATCGCGCATTTCTACCAGACGCGCCTGGCTCTGGGGCTCAGCGGCGGCTTGCTGGTCGCCAATCCGGTGCCGGAAAACCATGAAATCCCCGCTGAAGAAATGGCCGGCTACATCGAAGCCGCGCAGAAGGCGGCCGAAGCCCTCAACGTCACCGGCAAGGCGGTGACGCCGTTCCTGCTGGGAAAAATCCTCGAGCTCACCGGCGGCCGCAGCCTGAAGACCAACATCGCGCTGGTCGAGAACAATGCAAGGCTGGCGGCGCGGATAGCGAAGGCGCTGTAG